CGGGCAATGCCACCAGACTGGAATCGGTAGGCACGCCGAAACGTAAAGCAATATCTACCGGTTCGCGAAAGAGATCGGCATGGCGATCGTTGAGTAACAAATGCAATTGAATATGCGGATGTTGTCGTTTGAAATCATTTAGCCAATCAACTAATAAATTGCGGCCAAAATCTGAAGGGGCGGAAAGCTGTAATACCCCGGATAAGCCCGTTATTTTTCGTTGAATGGCCTGCTCTCCTTCAATCAATGCCCCTAATGCAATGCGTGCACTGTCGAGATAGCTGGCCCCTTCTTCCGTTAGGCGCAAACTGCGGGTTGATCGGGCCAACAACCGCACGCCCAATTGCGACTCCAGGCGTTTAACCGCAATACTGGCTGCTGCGGGCGTGATATTGAGCCGACGGGCAGCCTCAGACAAACTACCGCAGTCAACAGTTCGAACAAATACATCCAAATCGCTAAATGAGATCATTAGTAAATTTCCTTTACAGGTGATTGTCTTTTTAGTCGATTGTTCGCCAACTTTCAATAGATGACTATAGATGAAGAGTGAAACCCTTATTCAAGTACAGGACTCATTATGGACATCACAATGTTATCTCAGCATCAATTCAGTTCTCCACTCAATCAGCAAAAGTTGGTTATTCTTGGGGGCAACAGTGGTATTGGCGCAGCCGTGGCTTATGCTGCCATCAGTCGGGGTGCCAAAGTGGTCTTGGTTTCGCGCCGTTCGGCAGGCTCGCAATCGGTCGATCATGATAGTGCTATGTTGCGCTTATCGGCTGATATGACTGATGAGGAATCACTCAAGCGGCTGTTTGCACAGGTCGGAGCCTTTGATCACTTGGTTATTACCGCCGGGCCAGTGGTGCAAGCACACGCTTTGGCTGACACCTCGTTACGCGAGGCTCAGGCAAATTTTGATGTAAAACTGTGGGGAGCACTGCGAGCGATACAATCTGCGTTACCTTATCTGCACGAACAGGGGTCGATAACCCTGACGTCAGGGTTGTTATCACGTAAGTTCGTCAGCGGCCAGTTCATCAAAACAACTATTAATGCTGCATTGGAAGCAGTCGGGAAGCAGTTAGCCAAAGAGCTGGCTCCACGCCGTGTCAATGTAGTCAGCCCCGGTGTAACCGCGACTGAAGCTTATAATAGTATGAGTAATGAGCAGCGACAGGCTATGTTTACAAAAATGGCCGCCTCACTACCTGTCGGCCGAGTTGGCCAACCGGTCGATATTGCCAGTGCCTTTGTACTATTACTGGAAAACAGTTTTATGACCGGTAGCGTGATTGATGTTGAAGGTGGCGGCTTGTTGTAATTGATATCGCTTAGTTTTTCTATTGAGCCATACACGGGGCAATGACTGCCTCGTGTGCTAAACAGTAAAGTATTTATCTCAGCGATTGCTTCAGCAGGAGATTGGCTTGTTTACTCACACCAATAACACTTCTTATCAAAGTGTTATTACTCCTGCGGAGAACGCTTTTTCTTGCATCTTTTTAATTACGTCATAAGCCGAAATCGGTAAAACACTAAATGATTTTATCAATAACCTATCTTTGGCAGACGCGGCTTCAGGAGAATTAACGGTAGCCGTAATAGCCTGGCGGATCTGGGTAAGTTGTTGTGCCGACGTTGATAATGACGTGATAAGGGGCAGACCAGGAGCCGCGTCGGTTTGCGCTATTATTTTTAAACCGGCAACGGCTGAGGGATTGGCTCGTTGTAATAGCGCAAAACTGACACAATCTATTGCGGCAATATCGGCCTGTCGCTGTTGGATCATCGAGATCGAATGGTAATGCCCGCCAGAGGCCAAACTGTGGGAAAAAAAACGCCCATTGATCGCCAGTGGGGTAATTAAAGCACGTAGTGCATTGTATCCAGACTGAGAATCCGTACTGTTGTAGGCAACTACTCTATGGCGAAAATCTGCCAATTGTTGGCCCTTTTCATCAGCACGGACCACAACCAAACTACGGTAATATTCCCCCGAGCAATAAGGTGATTGATAGCTAAATACGCCAATCAATTGCACCTGCTGTTGCAATAACATCATCAGAGGAAAACCGCAGGTTTGGCTCAACAGCAAATCAGGATCACGCCAATGTTGCAGTAAATCAGTAGGCCAGACGAGTTGATCACTTATCCCTGCAACACCACCTATTCCTATAACGTCATCTATCCCTATAGCACCATACCGGCGCAGTTGTTGCGATAATAACTGCCAAAAAGGCAAAACATCCTGCGGATCGACACCATACATAGGCAGCGAAATTAACATAGGCACCTGTTACTAATCAGAGCACTAAACAGCCAAAATATTAATCGTGCCTGGCTATTGGTAGAGATTGTAATTCCCGCCAACGTGACAGCCGCCTGGCCCAACGAGCAAAAATCATATCTGTAATAATAGCCAATAGTGCGACCACTACCGCCCCCTGAATAACGTAAGCCGTATTAAAACCGCTAAGCCCAATAATGATTGGAGAACCCAAGGTTTTCGTCCCAACGGTTGATGCTATAGCGGCAGTACCTATATTGATAATGACCGAAGTTCGTATACCCGCAACGATAACAGGTGCTGCCAGAGGCAATTCAACCTGCCACAAAATCTGTCTGGCACTCATTCCCACCCCTTCTGCCACCTCATGAATGCCACGGGAGACAGACTCGATGCCAGTGATAGTTCCTTGTAAAATCGGCAATAAACCATAAAGCACCAAAGCGATAATCGCGGGTTTCTCACTAAACCCCATCACCGGTACGGCAATAGCCAGCACAGCTACAGGTGGAAAAGTCTGCCCCATAGCAACAACGGTTTCCACGACTGAGCGAAACTCTTTCCCTTTGGGGCGTGTCACAGCAATACCTGCACTCACACCTATCAAAACAGCAATAATACTGGAAACCAGCACCAATAAGACATGAGCCACTACCAGTGACCAGAATGTATCTTGCAGGTAGACAGGCCGATCGAGATCAGGAAATAACGCAGCAAAGAAACCGTGCAAAGACGTCATACCAAAGACTAATCCAGTCAATAACAGCAGCGCCCAACAAAGAGGATCTCTTAGCCAACGTGATACGTAGGCTACTGCCCATGAAAACGTTATAGCTGTTTTATCACGAGTTGGTATCGTGTCGCGGGTATGAGCCGTATTAGGTTTCACACGCTCCCCTTATCTGCCACCAAATCAGCAAAATAAAGTACACCCAGTGATTGCCCATTTTCATCAGCCACCGGCAGTTTATCGGTCTGGCGGGAAACGAACAGGGAAAGCGCCTCGCGCAGGCTGGTGGTACCGAGAATCGGTTGCCCTATTAACGTTTCACCACGCCTGATTCGTTGCTCAGCCCATCCCAGAGATAACAGCTTAATGCCGAGATCACTGCGACCAAAGAAATCACGGACAAAATCATTGGCGGGTTGAGTTAGCATTTCAAGAGGCGTTCCCTGCTGAATGACTCGGCCTTCATCCATCAGGACTATGCGAT
The sequence above is drawn from the Yersinia intermedia genome and encodes:
- a CDS encoding LysR family transcriptional regulator — protein: MISFSDLDVFVRTVDCGSLSEAARRLNITPAAASIAVKRLESQLGVRLLARSTRSLRLTEEGASYLDSARIALGALIEGEQAIQRKITGLSGVLQLSAPSDFGRNLLVDWLNDFKRQHPHIQLHLLLNDRHADLFREPVDIALRFGVPTDSSLVALPVLTQHRRMLCASPAYLARYGVPQTPAQLAAHHSVLYQRNGHLYNQWRLMRQGEEQEVTMSGEYVSDDGEIARRWALAGLGIANKAAIDVVDDIRAGRLVQVLPGWLGEALPLNLLCPHRSQVSERVRGLQTFLQQRCRDWMGAYGDS
- a CDS encoding SDR family oxidoreductase, with protein sequence MDITMLSQHQFSSPLNQQKLVILGGNSGIGAAVAYAAISRGAKVVLVSRRSAGSQSVDHDSAMLRLSADMTDEESLKRLFAQVGAFDHLVITAGPVVQAHALADTSLREAQANFDVKLWGALRAIQSALPYLHEQGSITLTSGLLSRKFVSGQFIKTTINAALEAVGKQLAKELAPRRVNVVSPGVTATEAYNSMSNEQRQAMFTKMAASLPVGRVGQPVDIASAFVLLLENSFMTGSVIDVEGGGLL
- a CDS encoding phosphate/phosphite/phosphonate ABC transporter substrate-binding protein, yielding MLISLPMYGVDPQDVLPFWQLLSQQLRRYGAIGIDDVIGIGGVAGISDQLVWPTDLLQHWRDPDLLLSQTCGFPLMMLLQQQVQLIGVFSYQSPYCSGEYYRSLVVVRADEKGQQLADFRHRVVAYNSTDSQSGYNALRALITPLAINGRFFSHSLASGGHYHSISMIQQRQADIAAIDCVSFALLQRANPSAVAGLKIIAQTDAAPGLPLITSLSTSAQQLTQIRQAITATVNSPEAASAKDRLLIKSFSVLPISAYDVIKKMQEKAFSAGVITL
- a CDS encoding ABC transporter permease encodes the protein MTSLHGFFAALFPDLDRPVYLQDTFWSLVVAHVLLVLVSSIIAVLIGVSAGIAVTRPKGKEFRSVVETVVAMGQTFPPVAVLAIAVPVMGFSEKPAIIALVLYGLLPILQGTITGIESVSRGIHEVAEGVGMSARQILWQVELPLAAPVIVAGIRTSVIINIGTAAIASTVGTKTLGSPIIIGLSGFNTAYVIQGAVVVALLAIITDMIFARWARRLSRWRELQSLPIARHD